Genomic window (Mycoplasma leachii PG50):
AACATTTAAAGACCAAAATACAATACCACATATATCTGCAAGTAGATTAAATAGTAATAATTTTGATTCTAATGAAATAAAAGTTGATAGTTCGCTTGAACAAACATTTGAAATTCAAAATGAATACCTAACTGCACCATACTATACTCCTAGATATTCAGTTTCTGGATTAAGAAGCAAAGTATATGATGATGGTTTAGCATATTTTGAGGAATTTGATAAAACTAGTCTTATGGCAAAAACAAAAAATGGTGGTGCTGATTTTGTTATTTTAAAACTAAAAATAAAGAAGAACAAATTAAAACACATTTTACCAGAGTTAGATAAAGTTATTGGAAAAGAAGAAGAGAAAAACTGGCATATAGGTTTAGGTTGAAATGAAAAACATTCACCTATAAAAACCCAATTCTATGCAGGATATCCAGCTAAAAATTACGATTATAGCAAAAGAAAATTTGATTATGTATTTAAAACTAACAAATCAATAGGTGGGATTATTAGTACTCAAAACAGAAGTGTTGATGCAAACAATTTTAAAAGTTTATGAACTAAGTATGATGAAAAAGAAAATAAAGACTGAAATTCACATCATGAAAATTGAAAAAAATATACTGAACCATTTATAAAAGATCAACATGGAATGGTTAAAACTGTTTTAACTCAACATTCATCTTTATTTACAAGAATAGAAAAAAATGAAGAACATAAAGTTTTAGACAAAGGCTCATCTGGATCAATGGCTATTGATTCTTCATTTAATTTAATTGGTATTAATTATTTACTTACTAGTGATGATAAACATAATACAATAACAAATGCAATTAGTTTAATGCAAGGTCAAAGTGATTATGAAAATGGATTTGATGGAAATATAAGAACTGATTTTATTAAAAAATTAAAAAAAGATAATTTAATTACTGTTAAATTAAATCCAAATAAAAAATAGCTAAAACTCTAAAGCCCAGCTATTCCTGTATCTAGTACATAAACATTATAATAACCAAGTTTGTTTAAGTGTCTAGCTGTTAAACCTGATCGGTTACCATGATTACATACAAAAATTAGTTTAGTATCTAAATTAGGTCATCTTTTATTAACGTTATCTAAAACTTCTGGATAAGAGATATTAGTACTTGGTAAAAATTTTTCAAAATTTTCATATTCATACTTATCTCTAACATCAATTACTTGTCAACCTTTATCTAGTAATTCAAAAAACTTATCATTAGATATTTCAATAATTTTTTTCATTAAGCTCACCTAATAATATTTTATTTGCTAAAAATTCTTAAAAATATTATTGTAAAATATTTTAAAAGAGAGGTTAGTATGTCAAATCGAATTTATATAGGAAATGATCATAGTGCAGTTGAAATGAAACAAGCAATTGTTAATCATTTAAAATCAAAAAATTATGAAGTAATTGATCTAGGAAATAATGATGGTAAATCTTGTAATTATGCAAAAATAGGTCAAACTGTAGCTGAACATGTTGTAAAAGATACTAATAGTAGAGGTATTGTAATTTGTGGAACTGGAATTGGTATTAGTATAGCTGCTAATAAAGTTAAAACTGCAAGAGCTGCTTTAGTATATGAAAAAGAAACAACTGAATTAGCAAGAATTCATAATGATGCAAACATTATAGCACTAGGAGCTAGAATGATTGCAATACCAAAAGCCATAAATTTGGTCGATATCTTTTTAAATACACCATTTGAAGGTGGAAGACATATAGAAAGGGTTGATACATTAAATGAATACAAAAATTAATTCAAAAATAAGAGAATCATTAAATAAAGAATTAAAAAGACAACAATCTCACATTGAATTAATTGCTTCTGAAAACTATGTTTCTCAAGCTGTTTTAGAATTAAATGGTTCTGTTTTAACTAATAAATATGCTGAAGGTTATCCTGGTAAAAGATATTATGGTGGTTGTGAATTTATTGATGAAATTGAAAGTTTAGGAATTCAAACTGCTAAAGAATTGTTTCATGCCGAACATGCTAACATTCAACCTCATTCAGGAAGTCAAGCAAATGATGCTGCTTATAAGGCTTTATTAGAACCAAAAGATCGTGTTGTTGCTATGAGTTTAGACGCTGGTGGTCATTTAACTCATGGATATCCTATTAATTTTTCTGGATATACTTATGATTTTAGATTTTATGGAGTTAATAAAGATACTGAGCAACTAGATTATCAAGAAATTGAACAAATTGTTTTAGAACATAAGCCAAAATTAATTGTAGCTGGTGCAAGTGCTTATTCTAGAATTATTGATTTTAAAAAATTTAAAGAAATTGCAGATAAAGTTGGAGCTTATTTGATGGTTGATATGGCTCATATTGCTGGACTAGTAGCTGCTGGAGTTCATCCAAATCCAATGGAATATGCAGATATTGTGACAACAACTACTCATAAAACTTTAAGAGGAGCACGTGGTGGATTAATTTTATGTAAACAAGAGTTTGCAAAAAAAGTTGATTCAGCAGTATTTCCTGGTTCACAGGGTGGTCCTTTAGAAAATCTAATTGCTGGTAAGACTCAAGCTCTTTTAGAAGCTTCAACTGATGAATTTAAAGAATATGGAAAACAAATTGTAAAAAATACTAAAGCATTAGCTAATGCTTTACAAGAAAATGGTTTAAGACTTGTTGCTGGTGGTAGTGATAATCACTTGATTAATGTAGATATTAAATCTACTTTACAAATTACAGGTAAAAAAGCTGAAAAAATTTTAGAATCAATTGGAATTATTTGTAATAAAAATATGATTCCATTTGATACTGAAAAACCTTTTTATACTTCTGGAATTAGACTTGGAACTCCTGCAATGACAACTAGAGGATTTAAAGAAGAAGAATTTAAGCAAGTAGGACTAATTATTGTTAGTGCTTTAAAAGATCAATCAGAAGAGAATTTAGAAAAACTAGCAAAACAAGTTGTTAGTTTATGTGAAAAATTTCCAATATATCAAAGTATTAAATACTAATTTTAAGTACTCTTTTTTGAGTACTTTTTTAAAAAAGGAATTTGCTAATTAATTATTTTTGTTATACAATCAATCGAGCGCATAAAAAAAGGAGAATATATTATGGCATTTACAGAAATTAAACACCCATTGATTATAGATAAGCTAACTAGAATGAGAAAAACTGAAACTTCTTCAAAAGATTTTAGAGAAAACTTAAGTGAAATAGCACAATTAATGGTTTATGAAATTTTTAGAGATTTAAAACTTGAATCAGTTGACATTGAAACTCCAGTTGCAAAAACTACTGGATATACAATTAATCAACCAGTAGTCTTAGTTCCAATTTTAAGAGCAGGAATTGGAATGCTAGACGGTATTCAAAAATTAATTCCAACAGCTAGAATTGCTCATATTGGATTATATAGAGATGAAGAAACTTTAGAAATTCATCAATATTTTGCAAAAACTACTAAAGATATTGATAAAAGCTATGTAATAGTAGTTGATCCAATGCTAGCAACTGGTGGAAGTGCATGTAAAGCAATAGATATTGTAAAACAATGAGGAGCTAAAGAAATTAAGTTTGTTTGTTTAGTAGCTGTAGAACCTGGTATTAAAAGATTGCAAGAACAACATCCTGATGTTGAAATTTACGCAGCTTCAAAAGATGAAAAATTAAATGAAAAAGGTTATATTGTTCCAGGATTAGGAGATGCTGGAGATAGAATTTTTGGTACAAAATAATTAAGATTTATAAATGATACATTATGTATCATTTTTTTATTTACTCTAAGTTTATAGACTTTAAAAATTAAATGTTTTTTTTAAAAAGAGAGTAGAATATATATAAGGAGTTTCATATTTCAAGAAAGGTTCATTTATAATGTTAAAGCAAACTTTTTTAGATAAACAACTAAGAAAAGCTTTAATATTTAATACTGTTTGATGATTCATACTTATTATTGTTTTTATAGTATTATCAATAATCAAAACGCTAAATTGGATTAATTTAATAAGTTTGGTTATTGCTTATTTTTGCTCATATATAGCAATATTTTTATTGTTTTTAACTAAATCATTAATTATAAAATATCAAAATCCTTATTTAATTTATTTAATGTTCCTTTTAAGAATAGGTATATATGTTATTCCACTTTTTATTGCTTTATTATTAAGTGATGAAAATATTTTTAGTTATTTAGGTATTTTAATTGGTTATAGTTCAAATCTAGTAATACCATTTTTTATACATAAAAGACTAGAAAAGAAAGGAGGAACTTAATGAAACTAGTAACTTTTGCATCAATAAAAGATAATTTAGCTACTTGAAATAAATTTAATGGAATTTTAATAACAATCTTATTAGTTGTTATTATAGTTTGCATAATTTCAATAATTTATAATAAAAAAATTAGAAATTATAATATTGATGATAAGATGCCAGGTTTTTTAGTACTAGTAAATGTTTTTGTAGCAAGTGTTGAAAATATCGTAGTTTCAATATTAGGTAAAAAATATCAAAAACTTACACCTTATATAATGTATTTATTTGCATATATTTTTATAGGGTGTCTTCTTTCAATATTAGGTCTTGAAGCACAAGGGACTTCTTTTACAGTTACTTTATCTATGGGAATGGTAACTTTTATAATGATTTATTATTTTGGGATTAAATATCAAAAACTGGCTTTTTTTAAAAGATTTAAAAATCCAGTTGAATTATTTACTCAATTTACACCACTAATTTCTATTTCGTTTCGTTTATTTGGTAATTTAATTGGTGGATCTATTATTTTAGGTTTATTATATGGATTATTAATTGGTTTTCAATTAAGTTGAGGTGTAAATAATATTCAAGTTGATGGAATGACAAGATGAGCCTCATATGCAATTTGAAATCCTGAATTAGTTGAAAATGGTTATTTAAAACAATATGAATTTTGATGAGCGGGTCTAAATTTATTTACAACACCAATTATGCCTTTTTTACATATGTATTTTGATTTGTTTAGTGGTGTAATTCAATCAACAGTTTTTGCAATGTTAACACTTTCATATTGATCTGCACAAATTGATGATAATGCAAAGAAAACTGATTTAATTGAACAAGTTAAAGAAGAAATAACTAATAAATATCAATAATAAAAAGTATTCTAATTAAATTAAAGGAGGAATATAACATGTTACATACAGCATTTATTTCAAATATTTTAGCTAATTATTTAGGGGCAATGTCAGTAATTTTACCAAACATTTTAGCTGTAACTGGTGATATTAAATATATTGGAGCAGGGCTAGCCTCTGTTGGAATTTTAGGAACTGGAGTTGGACAAGGTTTAATTGGACAAGGAGCTTGTTTA
Coding sequences:
- a CDS encoding rhodanese-like domain-containing protein yields the protein MKKIIEISNDKFFELLDKGWQVIDVRDKYEYENFEKFLPSTNISYPEVLDNVNKRWPNLDTKLIFVCNHGNRSGLTARHLNKLGYYNVYVLDTGIAGL
- the rpiB gene encoding ribose 5-phosphate isomerase B, with translation MSNRIYIGNDHSAVEMKQAIVNHLKSKNYEVIDLGNNDGKSCNYAKIGQTVAEHVVKDTNSRGIVICGTGIGISIAANKVKTARAALVYEKETTELARIHNDANIIALGARMIAIPKAINLVDIFLNTPFEGGRHIERVDTLNEYKN
- a CDS encoding serine hydroxymethyltransferase, whose product is MNTKINSKIRESLNKELKRQQSHIELIASENYVSQAVLELNGSVLTNKYAEGYPGKRYYGGCEFIDEIESLGIQTAKELFHAEHANIQPHSGSQANDAAYKALLEPKDRVVAMSLDAGGHLTHGYPINFSGYTYDFRFYGVNKDTEQLDYQEIEQIVLEHKPKLIVAGASAYSRIIDFKKFKEIADKVGAYLMVDMAHIAGLVAAGVHPNPMEYADIVTTTTHKTLRGARGGLILCKQEFAKKVDSAVFPGSQGGPLENLIAGKTQALLEASTDEFKEYGKQIVKNTKALANALQENGLRLVAGGSDNHLINVDIKSTLQITGKKAEKILESIGIICNKNMIPFDTEKPFYTSGIRLGTPAMTTRGFKEEEFKQVGLIIVSALKDQSEENLEKLAKQVVSLCEKFPIYQSIKY
- the upp gene encoding uracil phosphoribosyltransferase, with the protein product MAFTEIKHPLIIDKLTRMRKTETSSKDFRENLSEIAQLMVYEIFRDLKLESVDIETPVAKTTGYTINQPVVLVPILRAGIGMLDGIQKLIPTARIAHIGLYRDEETLEIHQYFAKTTKDIDKSYVIVVDPMLATGGSACKAIDIVKQWGAKEIKFVCLVAVEPGIKRLQEQHPDVEIYAASKDEKLNEKGYIVPGLGDAGDRIFGTK
- a CDS encoding MG406 family protein, translated to MLKQTFLDKQLRKALIFNTVWWFILIIVFIVLSIIKTLNWINLISLVIAYFCSYIAIFLLFLTKSLIIKYQNPYLIYLMFLLRIGIYVIPLFIALLLSDENIFSYLGILIGYSSNLVIPFFIHKRLEKKGGT
- a CDS encoding F0F1 ATP synthase subunit A, which produces MKLVTFASIKDNLATWNKFNGILITILLVVIIVCIISIIYNKKIRNYNIDDKMPGFLVLVNVFVASVENIVVSILGKKYQKLTPYIMYLFAYIFIGCLLSILGLEAQGTSFTVTLSMGMVTFIMIYYFGIKYQKLAFFKRFKNPVELFTQFTPLISISFRLFGNLIGGSIILGLLYGLLIGFQLSWGVNNIQVDGMTRWASYAIWNPELVENGYLKQYEFWWAGLNLFTTPIMPFLHMYFDLFSGVIQSTVFAMLTLSYWSAQIDDNAKKTDLIEQVKEEITNKYQ
- the atpE gene encoding ATP synthase F0 subunit C; its protein translation is MLHTAFISNILANYLGAMSVILPNILAVTGDIKYIGAGLASVGILGTGVGQGLIGQGACLAIGRNPEMASKVTSTMIVSAGISESGAIYSLVIAILLIFVV